One Oscillospiraceae bacterium genomic region harbors:
- a CDS encoding bifunctional adenosylcobinamide kinase/adenosylcobinamide-phosphate guanylyltransferase — translation MLTLVIGGSASGKSAFAESLCLQSPLPRTYLATMQVWDAECAARVARHRAMRAQKQFDTVECPLHLDRLILPRRGTVLLEDLGNLTANELYAPDGAGEKTADAVVNALAKLAAQCDNLIVVSNEVFRGGADYADDTDRYLLTLAQINNAAATRADAVVRVVCGIPRYYKGG, via the coding sequence ATGCTGACGCTGGTCATCGGCGGCTCGGCCAGCGGGAAAAGCGCCTTTGCAGAGTCGCTTTGCCTGCAAAGCCCCTTGCCGCGCACCTACCTGGCTACCATGCAGGTGTGGGACGCTGAGTGTGCTGCCCGTGTGGCCCGGCACCGCGCCATGCGGGCGCAAAAACAGTTTGACACGGTGGAGTGCCCACTGCATCTTGATCGGCTGATTTTGCCCCGGCGCGGTACAGTGCTGCTGGAGGACCTGGGCAATTTAACGGCCAACGAACTCTACGCCCCCGACGGCGCAGGGGAGAAAACGGCTGACGCCGTTGTAAACGCCCTTGCAAAACTGGCCGCGCAGTGCGATAATTTGATTGTTGTATCCAACGAGGTCTTTCGCGGCGGGGCCGACTATGCCGACGATACCGACCGCTACCTGCTGACGCTGGCGCAGATCAACAACGCAGCCGCTACCCGGGCCGACGCCGTGGTGCGGGTTGTATGCGGCATTCCACGTTATTATAAAGGGGGCTAA